In Sphingopyxis sp. CCNWLW2, a single window of DNA contains:
- a CDS encoding TonB-dependent receptor plug domain-containing protein, translated as MNNIRLTISARAALLAAGASFALPAMAEAPIGPPAAAAVAEQPGEAAPAAQETVEDAYDDYSEDEIVVTAPRLAGQLDTDIKAETELDEAAIASYGVSNVSELLDALAPQTRSGRGRGGGRPIILVNGRRIGGFGEVRNLPPEAIAKVEVFPEEVALQYGYSADERVVNMVLKPNFRQIAVEGEGGIPTQGGRFQSEIQPSFLAIGENGRLNVNAGWEHKSMLLESERNLDYDDPAQAAEAPARSLLGASDEYSIDATIQRSLNKTTDASINVRFDQTDSLSLLGPGVGGIDDPLERDSRARNLTTTASVNGMLGDWRWSLSSNYADADQLTFTDRISGTRDRFESSQQTFGGNANLSGTVTDGWAGPIRLSMTGSYSGLRFDSRSDNANGITTTDLARDLPGVFGSLTVPLLDPEYEVGNIGRVSLTLSGQVQNPSDFDALKSWGANVNWGVTDNLSLIASFNQDEAAPGIQQLGAAPLVTPAVTYYDFATGQTVQITTTTGGNPFLLAEQRRDLKLGLNWSPPMLEGLNVSVNYNSNKSYDTANSFPLLTPEIEAAFPDRVTRDANGVLLALDQRPVNFDRSENSQIRWGLNFGKSFGQQEQRGRGAGGPVGARPEGAGAREGGGPGAGEGRRRGGGGGPRMGGRGGPGGMFGGPQGGRWQVSLYHTIKLTDKVLIRPGVPELDLLNGSATGSSGGSNRHLFELDGGLFNKGMGVRLSAKYDSGSTVTGGTAGDLKFGDLATFNLRFFVDLGQKPKLTEKLPFLKGSRLRLAVDNIFDAQRKITDANGRVPLNYQPGYIDPLGRYIELEWRKTF; from the coding sequence ATGAATAACATCCGCCTGACCATTTCCGCACGCGCCGCCCTGCTCGCCGCAGGCGCCTCGTTCGCGCTGCCCGCGATGGCCGAGGCGCCGATCGGCCCGCCGGCCGCCGCCGCGGTCGCCGAGCAGCCGGGCGAAGCCGCGCCCGCCGCGCAAGAGACGGTCGAGGATGCATATGACGACTACAGCGAGGACGAGATCGTCGTCACCGCGCCGCGCCTCGCCGGCCAGCTCGACACCGACATCAAGGCCGAGACCGAACTCGATGAAGCGGCGATCGCGAGCTATGGCGTGTCGAACGTTTCCGAACTGCTCGACGCGCTCGCGCCGCAGACGCGCTCGGGCCGTGGACGCGGCGGCGGGCGGCCGATCATTCTCGTCAACGGCCGCCGCATCGGCGGCTTCGGCGAAGTGCGCAACCTGCCCCCCGAAGCGATCGCCAAAGTCGAGGTCTTCCCCGAGGAAGTCGCGCTGCAATATGGCTATTCGGCCGACGAGCGCGTCGTCAACATGGTGCTCAAGCCCAATTTCCGCCAGATCGCGGTCGAAGGCGAGGGCGGCATTCCGACGCAGGGCGGGCGTTTCCAGAGCGAGATCCAGCCGAGCTTCCTCGCGATCGGCGAAAACGGACGCCTCAACGTCAACGCCGGCTGGGAACATAAATCGATGCTGCTCGAAAGCGAGCGGAACCTCGATTATGACGATCCGGCGCAAGCGGCCGAGGCCCCGGCGCGCAGCCTGCTCGGTGCCTCGGACGAATATTCGATCGACGCGACGATCCAGCGCAGCCTGAACAAGACGACCGACGCGTCGATCAATGTGCGGTTCGACCAGACCGACAGCCTGTCGCTGCTCGGCCCCGGCGTCGGCGGCATCGACGACCCGCTCGAACGCGATAGCCGCGCACGCAACCTCACCACCACCGCGAGCGTCAACGGCATGCTCGGCGACTGGCGCTGGTCGCTGTCGAGCAATTATGCCGACGCCGATCAACTGACCTTCACCGACCGCATCAGCGGAACCCGCGATCGGTTCGAAAGCAGCCAGCAGACGTTCGGCGGCAACGCCAATCTGTCGGGCACGGTGACCGACGGCTGGGCGGGGCCGATCCGCCTGTCGATGACAGGCAGCTATTCGGGGCTGCGTTTCGACAGCCGGTCGGACAATGCCAATGGCATCACGACGACCGACCTCGCGCGCGACCTGCCGGGCGTGTTCGGCTCGCTGACCGTGCCGCTGCTCGATCCCGAATATGAGGTCGGCAATATCGGCCGCGTCTCGCTGACGCTGAGCGGGCAGGTGCAGAATCCCAGCGACTTCGACGCGCTCAAAAGCTGGGGCGCGAACGTCAATTGGGGTGTGACCGACAATCTCTCGCTGATCGCGAGCTTCAACCAGGACGAGGCCGCGCCCGGCATCCAGCAGCTCGGCGCCGCGCCGCTGGTGACGCCTGCGGTCACCTATTACGACTTCGCGACCGGTCAGACGGTGCAGATCACGACGACGACGGGCGGCAACCCCTTCCTGCTCGCCGAACAACGCCGCGATTTGAAGCTCGGGCTCAACTGGTCGCCGCCGATGCTCGAAGGGCTGAACGTCTCGGTCAATTACAACAGCAACAAAAGCTATGACACGGCGAACAGCTTTCCGTTGCTGACCCCCGAAATCGAGGCCGCCTTTCCCGACCGTGTCACGCGCGACGCGAACGGCGTTTTGCTCGCGCTCGACCAGCGGCCGGTCAATTTCGACCGGTCCGAAAATTCGCAGATCCGCTGGGGACTCAATTTCGGCAAGAGTTTCGGCCAGCAGGAGCAGCGCGGCCGCGGCGCGGGTGGTCCCGTTGGCGCACGTCCCGAAGGCGCGGGCGCTCGCGAGGGTGGTGGACCGGGCGCCGGTGAGGGGCGTCGGCGTGGCGGCGGCGGTGGCCCGCGCATGGGTGGCCGCGGCGGTCCCGGCGGCATGTTCGGCGGGCCGCAGGGCGGGCGCTGGCAGGTGTCGCTCTACCACACGATCAAGCTGACCGACAAAGTGCTGATCCGCCCGGGCGTGCCCGAACTCGACCTATTGAACGGGTCGGCGACCGGCAGCAGCGGCGGCAGCAACCGCCACCTGTTCGAACTCGACGGCGGGCTGTTCAACAAGGGCATGGGCGTGCGGCTCAGCGCCAAATATGACAGCGGCAGCACGGTGACTGGCGGTACCGCGGGCGACCTGAAATTCGGCGACCTTGCCACCTTCAACCTGCGCTTCTTCGTCGATCTGGGTCAGAAGCCAAAGCTCACCGAGAAGCTGCCGTTCCTCAAGGGATCGCGCCTGCGTCTTGCGGTCGACAATATCTTCGATGCGCAGCGCAAGATCACCGACGCGAACGGCCGCGTGCCGCTCAACTACCAGCCGGGCTATATCGACCCCTTGGGCCGCTATATCGAGCTGGAGTGGCGCAAGACCTTCTAG
- the guaA gene encoding glutamine-hydrolyzing GMP synthase produces MPTPDSSAPPESILIVDFGSQVTQLIARRVREAGVYSEIVPFSAAEAALERMKPKGVILSGSPASVPAAGSPRAPQSIFDSGLPILGICYGQQVMSQQLGGQVEPGGADGERDGEFGRAFLTVTEPCVLFDGLWEVGERHQVWMSHGDRVTQFAPGFRIVAISDGAPFALIADDERRYYGTQFHPEVVHTPDGAKLIANFVRHVCGCSGEWTMAEFRATKIAEIRAQVGDQRVLCGLSGGVDSAVAAVLIHEAIGEQLTCVFVDHGLLRMNEREQVERLFRDHYNIPLVVVDAEERFMAGLAGVTDPEKKRKFIGAEFINVFEEEAKKIGGADFLAQGTLYPDVIESVSFTGGPSVTIKSHHNVGGLPERMNMKLVEPLRELFKDEVRLLGKELGLPDIFVGRHPFPGPGLAIRIPGEVSKERCDILRKADAVYLEEIRNAGLYDAIWQAFAVLLPVKTVGVMGDGRTYDHVCALRAVTSTDGMTADIYPFDASFLSRCATRIINEVQGINRVVYDYTSKPPGTIEWE; encoded by the coding sequence ATGCCGACTCCAGACTCCTCCGCACCGCCCGAATCCATCCTGATCGTCGATTTCGGCAGCCAGGTGACCCAGCTCATCGCCCGCCGCGTCCGCGAAGCCGGCGTGTATAGCGAGATCGTCCCGTTCAGCGCCGCCGAGGCCGCGCTCGAACGAATGAAGCCGAAGGGCGTGATCCTGTCGGGCTCGCCCGCCTCGGTCCCCGCGGCCGGCAGCCCGCGCGCGCCGCAATCGATCTTCGACAGCGGCCTCCCCATTCTTGGCATTTGCTACGGCCAGCAGGTGATGAGCCAGCAGCTTGGCGGCCAGGTCGAACCGGGCGGCGCCGATGGCGAACGCGACGGCGAATTCGGGCGCGCCTTCCTGACCGTCACCGAGCCCTGCGTGCTGTTCGACGGCCTGTGGGAAGTGGGCGAGCGCCATCAGGTGTGGATGAGCCACGGCGACCGCGTCACCCAATTCGCCCCGGGCTTCCGCATCGTCGCGATCAGCGACGGCGCCCCCTTTGCACTCATCGCCGACGACGAGCGCCGCTATTACGGCACGCAGTTCCACCCCGAGGTCGTCCACACGCCCGACGGCGCCAAGCTGATCGCGAACTTCGTCCGCCACGTCTGCGGCTGCAGCGGCGAATGGACGATGGCCGAATTCCGCGCGACCAAGATCGCCGAAATCCGCGCGCAGGTCGGCGACCAGCGCGTGCTGTGCGGCCTGTCGGGCGGGGTCGACAGCGCGGTCGCTGCGGTGCTGATCCACGAAGCGATCGGCGAGCAGCTGACCTGCGTCTTCGTCGACCACGGCCTGCTGCGCATGAACGAGCGCGAACAGGTCGAGCGCCTGTTCCGCGACCATTACAACATTCCGCTCGTCGTGGTGGACGCCGAGGAACGCTTCATGGCGGGCCTCGCGGGCGTCACCGACCCGGAAAAGAAGCGCAAGTTCATCGGCGCCGAGTTTATCAACGTGTTCGAGGAAGAAGCGAAGAAGATCGGCGGCGCCGATTTCCTGGCTCAAGGCACGCTTTATCCCGACGTCATCGAAAGCGTCAGCTTTACCGGCGGCCCGAGCGTCACGATCAAGAGCCACCACAATGTCGGCGGCCTTCCCGAGCGCATGAACATGAAGCTCGTCGAGCCGCTGCGCGAATTGTTCAAGGACGAAGTCCGCCTGCTCGGCAAAGAACTGGGTCTTCCCGACATCTTCGTCGGCCGCCACCCCTTCCCCGGCCCCGGCCTCGCGATCCGCATTCCCGGCGAAGTGTCGAAGGAACGTTGCGACATCCTCCGCAAGGCCGATGCGGTCTATCTCGAGGAAATCCGCAACGCGGGGCTCTATGACGCGATCTGGCAGGCGTTTGCCGTGTTGCTGCCCGTCAAGACCGTCGGCGTGATGGGGGACGGACGCACTTACGACCATGTCTGCGCGCTGCGCGCGGTGACCTCGACCGACGGCATGACGGCGGACATCTACCCGTTCGACGCGAGCTTCCTCAGCCGCTGCGCGACGCGCATCATCAACGAGGTCCAGGGCATCAACCGCGTGGTGTACGACTATACGTCGAAACCGCCGGGCACGATCGAGTGGGAATGA
- a CDS encoding tyrosine-type recombinase/integrase, with protein MLTDSELKHLKPKEKPYKVTDRDGMYVLVSCGGTISFRLDYRLNGRRETVNFGRYAPSGLSLALARERCIDAKRLIERGQSPALEKQRAKRRIKEAKSFGQFGEKWLASAPMADSTRAMRRSIFEREMLPFWKNRLLTEITPGDLRDHCLRIVDRGAPATAIHVRDILKQIYGFANLHGEKVANPADEVGPASIATFVPKDRSLSPSEIRVLFKVIEKVPTLPTIRLGMKFFLLSMVRKSELQDAVWDEVDFENAVWSIPAERMKRSRAHNVYLSTQMLDILIALKTCAGSSRYLLPSRYDADAPMSRATFNRVTYSVVEQAKKDGLPLAAFTVHDLRRTGSTLLNELGFNSDWVEKCLAHEDGRSSRGVYNKAEYEQQRRHMMQEWSNTVEAWIDGRRYAPTVLPPTAPLLELDPSL; from the coding sequence ATGCTCACCGATTCCGAGCTCAAACATCTGAAACCCAAAGAGAAACCTTACAAGGTGACAGACCGGGACGGCATGTACGTTCTCGTCAGTTGTGGGGGCACCATCTCCTTCCGCCTCGACTACCGATTGAACGGGCGTCGAGAGACCGTCAACTTCGGCCGATATGCTCCGTCAGGCCTCTCGCTGGCGCTGGCACGCGAGCGATGCATCGACGCGAAGCGACTGATTGAAAGGGGCCAGTCTCCTGCTTTGGAGAAGCAACGGGCAAAGCGTCGGATCAAAGAAGCTAAGAGCTTTGGCCAGTTCGGCGAGAAGTGGCTCGCGTCCGCACCAATGGCGGATAGCACGCGAGCCATGCGACGCTCGATCTTCGAACGAGAAATGTTGCCCTTCTGGAAGAACCGCCTCCTGACGGAGATCACTCCCGGAGATTTGCGCGACCATTGCCTCAGGATCGTGGATCGGGGGGCGCCAGCGACTGCCATCCATGTGCGCGACATTCTGAAGCAGATCTATGGGTTCGCGAACCTTCACGGCGAGAAAGTCGCCAACCCCGCCGATGAGGTTGGCCCGGCTTCGATTGCCACCTTCGTGCCGAAGGATCGCTCGCTTTCGCCTTCCGAGATCCGGGTCCTGTTCAAGGTCATCGAAAAGGTGCCGACCTTGCCGACGATTCGGCTCGGTATGAAATTCTTCCTACTATCGATGGTGAGGAAGAGCGAACTCCAGGACGCAGTCTGGGACGAGGTCGACTTCGAGAATGCGGTCTGGTCGATACCTGCAGAGCGCATGAAGCGATCGCGGGCGCACAACGTCTATCTCTCCACCCAGATGCTCGACATCCTCATCGCCCTCAAAACCTGCGCCGGAAGCTCAAGATATCTGCTCCCGTCGCGTTATGATGCAGACGCGCCCATGTCGCGAGCGACGTTCAACCGCGTCACCTATTCGGTCGTCGAGCAGGCGAAGAAAGATGGACTGCCTCTCGCTGCGTTCACCGTGCACGATCTTCGCCGAACCGGTTCGACACTTCTCAACGAATTGGGGTTCAACAGCGACTGGGTTGAAAAGTGTCTTGCCCATGAGGACGGACGCTCGTCGCGGGGCGTCTATAACAAGGCAGAATATGAGCAGCAGCGCCGCCACATGATGCAGGAATGGTCAAATACCGTGGAAGCCTGGATCGACGGACGACGCTATGCGCCCACCGTTCTCCCACCGACCGCGCCGCTTCTCGAGCTCGACCCTAGCCTTTGA
- a CDS encoding helix-turn-helix transcriptional regulator, with product MSKGDPPDYTRTIRRHQLKEMVPLADSTIFEMERRGEFPRRYALSPRTVVWNLAEVEAWLADRRARPIVRGQHADVRERRARPVKG from the coding sequence ATGTCCAAGGGCGATCCGCCTGACTACACGCGCACGATCAGGCGTCACCAGCTGAAAGAGATGGTCCCGCTCGCGGACAGCACGATCTTTGAAATGGAGCGGCGCGGCGAGTTCCCGCGTCGCTACGCTTTGTCGCCGAGGACAGTGGTTTGGAATCTCGCCGAGGTCGAGGCCTGGTTGGCTGACAGGCGGGCGCGGCCGATTGTCCGAGGCCAACATGCCGATGTGCGCGAACGCCGCGCCCGTCCGGTCAAAGGCTAG
- a CDS encoding DUF2274 domain-containing protein codes for MSDLVPYMLEMFLESDRSFVRTRRK; via the coding sequence ATATCCGACCTCGTACCTTACATGCTCGAAATGTTTCTGGAGAGCGACCGAAGCTTCGTTCGGACACGCCGGAAATAG
- a CDS encoding I78 family peptidase inhibitor gives MFNTKIAVFAFAGLLTACSTTVQDTPATSLCRSDVAAMLVGHAAPDDAQIKQRTGAKLTRRITPGDPVTHDLRENRITLAINPAGKVVQAVCG, from the coding sequence ATGTTCAATACCAAGATAGCTGTTTTTGCCTTTGCCGGACTACTTACAGCGTGCTCGACAACGGTGCAGGACACGCCCGCGACGAGCCTTTGCCGTTCGGATGTGGCGGCGATGCTCGTGGGCCACGCGGCGCCGGATGACGCGCAAATTAAACAGCGCACTGGCGCGAAACTAACCAGACGTATCACACCCGGTGACCCGGTTACGCACGATCTCCGGGAGAATCGTATCACGCTCGCGATCAATCCCGCTGGTAAGGTGGTGCAAGCTGTTTGTGGTTAG
- a CDS encoding LysR family transcriptional regulator: MDLLALADFNLVARHGGFGKAARAAGRPKATLSRRVSELEASLDLRLFERGARALKLTEEGRALFERTGQLLTELDETATAIASGGHSPRGRLRISSPLLFSQIAMGKLAAGFALKYPEVRLEITTEDRPVDMIEEAYDLVIRVNPKPDDSLVGRIFLHDRLVVVASPDLPRPQSGSAVPVVVRGPAGPDVSWTMATPTGQAEIAVSPVLSLSSLVMVRDAVRAGAGAARLPISLVSHDLSAGTMVHWGDVEGPDIALWTLYPTRRLLSARVSAFLDHLKEAFPKGTPDELAAYVER; the protein is encoded by the coding sequence ATGGACCTTCTCGCGCTCGCCGACTTCAACCTTGTCGCTCGCCATGGCGGCTTTGGAAAAGCCGCCCGAGCTGCGGGACGCCCCAAGGCGACACTGTCCCGCCGCGTGTCGGAATTGGAGGCGAGCCTCGACCTGCGCTTGTTCGAGCGCGGCGCGCGCGCGTTGAAACTGACGGAGGAGGGAAGGGCGCTTTTCGAGCGAACGGGGCAACTGCTGACCGAGCTCGATGAGACGGCCACCGCCATCGCCTCGGGGGGACACAGTCCGCGTGGCCGGTTGCGGATCAGTTCGCCTCTGCTGTTCTCGCAAATCGCGATGGGAAAACTGGCGGCCGGCTTTGCGCTCAAATATCCGGAGGTTCGGCTCGAGATCACGACCGAGGACCGGCCGGTCGACATGATCGAGGAAGCCTATGACCTAGTGATCCGCGTCAACCCGAAGCCTGATGATAGCCTTGTCGGACGCATCTTCCTGCATGATCGCCTCGTGGTCGTGGCGAGTCCCGACCTGCCGCGGCCGCAAAGTGGGTCCGCAGTCCCGGTGGTCGTGCGCGGACCGGCAGGCCCGGACGTCAGCTGGACTATGGCGACCCCGACGGGACAAGCGGAGATCGCGGTCAGCCCGGTCCTGAGCCTGTCGTCGCTCGTCATGGTGCGCGACGCGGTCCGGGCAGGAGCGGGCGCGGCACGTCTGCCCATATCCCTCGTCAGTCATGACCTGTCTGCCGGGACGATGGTCCATTGGGGCGATGTGGAAGGACCCGATATCGCGCTCTGGACGCTTTACCCGACGCGCCGGTTGCTGAGCGCCCGCGTCTCGGCGTTTCTAGATCATCTTAAAGAGGCTTTCCCGAAAGGAACGCCAGACGAACTCGCTGCATATGTCGAGAGATGA
- a CDS encoding SRPBCC family protein has protein sequence MIYSTATVPVNPQGETRLTREQVWKGLELKARDARLFLPPGLCTRCDVTEESPTHFVRDATIAGADLREIITLEPQHKVTFFQATGPREGAIINELFEDGAGELQLKFYCYLGLRDKEPGGTEERAEQAQFDSDAGYKAALLSTLKRTREMLAAGEL, from the coding sequence ATGATCTACTCGACCGCCACCGTACCGGTAAATCCGCAAGGCGAAACCAGGCTCACCCGCGAGCAGGTCTGGAAGGGCCTCGAACTCAAGGCGCGCGACGCGCGCCTGTTCCTTCCCCCGGGCCTCTGCACTCGCTGCGACGTCACGGAGGAAAGCCCGACGCACTTCGTCCGTGATGCGACGATTGCCGGCGCTGACCTCCGCGAAATCATCACGCTTGAGCCGCAGCACAAAGTCACCTTCTTCCAGGCGACCGGCCCGCGTGAAGGCGCGATCATCAATGAACTGTTCGAGGATGGCGCCGGCGAGCTGCAGCTGAAATTCTACTGCTATCTCGGGCTGCGCGACAAGGAACCGGGCGGCACCGAGGAACGGGCCGAGCAAGCGCAGTTCGACAGCGACGCAGGCTACAAGGCTGCCCTCCTGTCCACACTCAAGCGCACCCGCGAAATGCTCGCCGCGGGCGAGCTCTGA
- a CDS encoding alkene reductase — MTDIWSPIKLGTLQLPHRLAMAPMTRSRAKADGTPGDLAPEYYAQRATMGLLITEGTQPSEDGQGYMNTPGIYTDAHVAGWHQVTDAVHKADGRIFVQLMHVGRRSHPDNTARHRQPVAPSAIAPGEQMFTPQGMQTVPEPRALTTAEVRQTIADFAHGAARAIEAGADGVEVHGANGYLVHQFLAPNANERSDEYGGSLENRARFAIEVVRAIVAEIGPDKTAIRLSPGLPTGGIVEGNENDDLYRYLAAEFGKIGIAYLHVLHIGNEALLADMRKAFGGVLIVNRPGRSREQVGSDVAAGVADIEALGSMALANPDLIARLKTNAPLNEPRVPLFYAGGGAEGYTDYPALQQV; from the coding sequence ATGACCGACATCTGGTCCCCCATAAAGCTTGGCACCCTGCAACTGCCGCATCGCCTCGCCATGGCGCCGATGACGCGCAGTCGCGCCAAAGCCGACGGCACGCCCGGCGACCTCGCCCCCGAATATTACGCCCAGCGCGCGACGATGGGCTTGCTCATCACCGAAGGCACCCAGCCTTCCGAGGATGGGCAAGGCTATATGAACACGCCGGGCATCTACACCGATGCGCATGTCGCCGGTTGGCACCAGGTGACCGACGCCGTTCACAAGGCCGATGGCCGGATCTTCGTCCAGCTCATGCATGTCGGCCGCAGGTCGCATCCGGACAATACCGCGCGTCATCGCCAGCCGGTCGCCCCCTCGGCGATCGCCCCTGGAGAGCAGATGTTCACGCCGCAAGGCATGCAGACAGTGCCTGAGCCACGCGCGCTCACGACCGCCGAAGTCCGGCAGACCATCGCCGACTTCGCGCATGGTGCAGCCCGCGCGATCGAGGCGGGCGCAGACGGCGTCGAGGTACACGGCGCGAACGGCTATCTGGTGCATCAGTTCCTCGCGCCGAATGCGAATGAGCGTAGCGATGAATATGGCGGCTCGCTCGAGAACCGCGCGCGGTTCGCGATCGAGGTCGTGCGGGCGATCGTCGCTGAGATCGGGCCTGACAAGACGGCGATCAGGCTGTCCCCCGGGCTGCCGACAGGCGGCATCGTCGAAGGGAACGAAAACGACGATCTCTACCGCTATCTGGCCGCGGAGTTCGGCAAGATCGGCATTGCCTATCTTCACGTCCTCCATATCGGCAATGAGGCCCTGCTCGCCGACATGCGCAAGGCGTTCGGCGGCGTCTTGATCGTCAACCGCCCGGGCCGTTCGCGCGAGCAGGTCGGGTCCGATGTAGCAGCCGGTGTCGCCGACATCGAAGCGCTGGGCTCGATGGCACTCGCCAATCCGGATCTCATTGCGCGCCTAAAAACGAACGCACCGCTGAATGAACCACGGGTTCCGCTGTTCTATGCCGGCGGTGGCGCTGAAGGCTACACTGACTACCCCGCTCTGCAGCAGGTCTGA
- a CDS encoding acyl-CoA synthetase gives MTPASDRVMNIAHFLRQAARRYPDRIAIVWGDQSWTWANVDRRVDAAAAMLAEVGIGAGDRVLVQSRNNNQLIETMFACFRIGAIWVPTNFRQTPKDVAALARSSGAAAMICESIFRDHAAAAGIERTIFIGSDDLDDYEERLARHEGTRIEDLAVRYHDPCWFFYTSGTTGKPKAAVLTHGQLAFVIVNHLCDLLPGTTEDDASLVVAPLTHGAGVHLLTQIARAAKTIIPAGYSFDPADVWALVERWRVTNMFTVPTILKLLVEHPASLSADHSSLRHVIYAGAPMYRADQKLALERLGPVLVQYFGLGEVTGAITVLPSRDHCADDGPDVKLGTCGRERTGMQVSIQDDAGRSLPAGETGEICVCGPAVFAGYHDNPEANAAAFRDGWFRTGDLGHLDKDGDLFITGRASDMYISGGSNIHPLEIEEAIRAHPAIAEAAVVGVPDPVWGEIGVAICVLSPEQYLDASTLLSWLRDRIATYKLPRQVRFWSELPRSAYGKVTKANLKLLLAKEQGDGV, from the coding sequence ATGACGCCCGCCTCCGATCGGGTGATGAATATCGCCCATTTCCTCCGGCAGGCGGCGCGGCGCTACCCCGACCGCATTGCGATTGTCTGGGGCGACCAGAGCTGGACCTGGGCGAATGTCGATCGGCGCGTCGATGCCGCAGCCGCGATGCTGGCTGAGGTCGGCATCGGCGCCGGCGACCGCGTGCTCGTCCAGTCGCGCAACAATAATCAGCTCATCGAAACGATGTTCGCCTGTTTCCGTATCGGCGCGATATGGGTGCCGACCAATTTCCGGCAGACGCCGAAGGATGTCGCGGCTCTCGCGCGATCGAGCGGCGCGGCCGCAATGATCTGCGAAAGCATTTTTCGGGATCACGCCGCCGCTGCAGGGATCGAGAGGACGATATTCATCGGATCGGACGACCTCGACGATTATGAGGAGCGCCTCGCGCGTCACGAGGGAACGCGGATCGAAGATCTCGCCGTTCGCTATCACGATCCCTGCTGGTTCTTCTACACGTCGGGCACGACCGGAAAGCCGAAGGCGGCTGTCCTTACCCACGGCCAGCTGGCATTCGTCATCGTCAACCATCTATGCGACCTCCTGCCGGGTACCACCGAGGACGATGCATCGCTGGTCGTGGCGCCGCTGACGCATGGCGCGGGCGTTCATTTGCTGACCCAGATCGCGCGCGCCGCCAAAACGATCATTCCGGCGGGCTACAGCTTCGATCCAGCCGACGTCTGGGCGCTCGTCGAGCGCTGGCGGGTCACCAACATGTTCACGGTGCCGACGATCCTCAAGCTGCTTGTCGAGCATCCCGCCTCGTTGTCGGCAGACCATAGCTCGCTTCGTCACGTCATTTATGCGGGGGCGCCCATGTACCGGGCCGACCAGAAGCTCGCACTCGAACGCCTGGGTCCGGTCCTTGTCCAATATTTCGGGCTCGGCGAAGTCACTGGCGCGATAACGGTGCTTCCTTCCCGCGATCATTGCGCCGACGACGGGCCGGACGTCAAACTCGGCACCTGCGGGCGCGAGCGAACGGGGATGCAGGTGTCGATCCAGGATGATGCGGGCCGGTCGCTGCCAGCTGGCGAAACGGGAGAAATTTGTGTTTGCGGTCCTGCGGTCTTCGCGGGCTACCACGACAATCCGGAAGCGAATGCCGCCGCCTTTCGCGATGGTTGGTTCCGCACCGGTGATCTCGGACATCTCGACAAGGACGGCGACCTGTTCATCACGGGACGCGCGTCAGACATGTATATCTCGGGAGGATCGAATATTCATCCGCTCGAGATTGAGGAAGCGATCAGGGCTCATCCTGCAATCGCCGAGGCAGCCGTCGTTGGTGTGCCCGATCCAGTGTGGGGCGAGATCGGGGTAGCGATTTGCGTGCTTTCCCCCGAGCAATACCTCGATGCATCGACTCTATTGTCCTGGCTCCGCGATCGTATCGCGACCTACAAGCTTCCGCGGCAGGTGCGTTTTTGGTCGGAACTGCCTCGCTCGGCCTATGGAAAGGTGACCAAGGCGAACCTCAAACTGTTGCTCGCGAAGGAGCAAGGGGACGGGGTCTAG